One window of Microcoleus vaginatus PCC 9802 genomic DNA carries:
- a CDS encoding site-specific DNA-methyltransferase codes for MSLTEIANILGKPYFQAPNCVIYNMDCLEALKLLPDQFVDLTVTSPPYNIGKEYEKSLVLDEYLNWCEQWIAEVYRVTLDRGAFWLNLGYLSIRDRAKAIPISYLLWDKVPFYLIQEVVWNYGAGVAGSKFFSPRNEKFLWYVKNQDKYTFNLDEVRDPNVKYPNQKKNGKIKVNLKGKNPTDVWQFPKVTSGKNRASKERTPHPTQFPVAVVDRIIKSASNLNEIVLDPFMGSGTTAIVALGLQRQVIGFEIRADYCEIVASRINDFLRNKELTEAQLSLF; via the coding sequence ATGAGCTTGACTGAGATCGCGAATATTTTAGGTAAACCGTACTTCCAAGCTCCTAATTGCGTAATTTATAACATGGATTGCTTGGAAGCTTTGAAGCTGCTACCCGATCAATTTGTAGATTTAACCGTTACCAGCCCGCCTTATAACATCGGCAAAGAGTACGAAAAATCCTTGGTGTTAGATGAGTATTTAAACTGGTGCGAGCAGTGGATAGCCGAGGTTTACCGGGTAACGCTCGATCGAGGAGCATTTTGGCTGAATTTAGGTTATTTGTCAATTCGCGATCGGGCAAAAGCAATTCCGATTTCCTACCTGCTTTGGGACAAAGTGCCTTTTTATCTGATTCAAGAAGTTGTCTGGAACTACGGCGCGGGAGTTGCGGGCAGCAAGTTCTTTTCACCCCGCAATGAAAAGTTTCTCTGGTATGTAAAAAATCAAGATAAGTATACTTTTAATTTAGATGAAGTGCGCGATCCAAATGTGAAATACCCGAATCAGAAAAAGAACGGCAAGATTAAAGTAAACTTAAAAGGCAAAAATCCGACGGATGTTTGGCAGTTCCCAAAAGTTACGTCGGGGAAAAACCGAGCTTCAAAAGAACGCACGCCTCACCCCACTCAATTTCCTGTTGCTGTTGTCGATCGCATCATCAAGTCTGCATCGAATTTAAACGAAATTGTTTTAGATCCGTTTATGGGTTCAGGTACTACAGCAATTGTGGCTCTGGGTTTGCAGCGTCAAGTTATTGGATTTGAAATTAGGGCTGATTACTGTGAAATTGTTGCTAGTAGAATAAATGATTTTTTGAGGAACAAGGAACTCACAGAAGCACAGTTATCTTTATTCTAA
- a CDS encoding ATP-binding protein, whose translation MDRPLGSVIQGSLSKGLEVRLHADVSVEDMRVGKFLVVRGVRSHFFCMLTDVSLGTSSARILSNPPNPDDDFLLAVLAGSSTYGTIELSPMLMLTAEREKPQAIFDPTKNGGVRENKLALGNLASFESQTGADIELLPVKTIPSHFSQVFDAKETDFRAVFGWEDDPYRRNFAIGKPIDMDVAVCLDLDRFVERSNGVFGKSGTGKSFLTRLLLSGIIRKQAAVNLIFDMHSEYGWEAVSEGKQFSTVKGLRQLFPDKIQIYTLDPESTKRRGVRDAQELFLSFDQIEVEDIALVQRELNLSEASIENAIILRNELGSGWINKLLEMSNEDIQMFCEEKRGNKSSIMALQRKLERLNDLKYIRKRCPKNYVTEVLQCLDGGKNVVIEFGSHSDLLSYMLAANVITRRIHQAYVRKAEKFLQSKNPCDRPQPLVITIEEAHRFLDPAIVRSTIFGTIAREMRKYFVTLLIVDQRPSGIDAEVMSQVGTRITALLNDDKDIDAIFTGVSGGQSLRSVLAKLDSKQQALVLGHAVPMPVVVQTRPYDEQFYREIGDIDWQEMPDEQVFAEAESAKMDLGF comes from the coding sequence ATGGATCGACCGTTAGGCTCTGTTATTCAAGGTTCTCTGAGCAAGGGATTAGAAGTGCGACTGCACGCCGACGTTTCGGTGGAAGATATGAGGGTGGGGAAATTTCTAGTAGTGCGGGGGGTGCGATCGCACTTTTTCTGTATGCTCACCGACGTGTCTCTCGGAACTTCTAGCGCCCGCATTTTATCGAATCCTCCCAATCCCGACGACGATTTTCTTCTCGCAGTGCTAGCCGGTAGCAGCACCTACGGTACGATCGAACTGTCGCCGATGTTGATGTTGACTGCTGAACGAGAAAAACCGCAGGCAATTTTCGACCCGACGAAAAACGGCGGAGTTCGCGAGAATAAGCTGGCGTTAGGAAATTTGGCTTCTTTTGAGTCACAAACCGGTGCGGATATTGAGTTGCTGCCTGTCAAAACTATTCCCAGCCACTTTTCCCAGGTGTTTGATGCCAAAGAAACTGATTTTCGGGCAGTTTTTGGCTGGGAAGATGACCCGTACCGCCGCAATTTTGCGATCGGCAAACCGATTGACATGGACGTTGCTGTGTGCTTGGATTTAGACCGATTTGTGGAACGCAGCAACGGCGTTTTTGGCAAGTCGGGAACGGGAAAATCTTTTCTGACGCGCTTGCTATTGTCGGGAATTATTCGCAAGCAAGCTGCTGTCAATCTAATTTTTGATATGCACTCGGAGTACGGGTGGGAAGCAGTTTCGGAAGGGAAACAGTTCAGCACTGTTAAAGGTTTGCGGCAGTTGTTTCCCGATAAAATTCAGATTTATACCCTCGATCCAGAATCGACGAAACGCCGGGGAGTCCGCGACGCTCAAGAGTTATTTTTAAGTTTCGATCAAATTGAAGTGGAAGATATAGCGCTGGTGCAGCGCGAGTTGAATTTGTCGGAAGCTAGTATCGAAAATGCGATTATTTTGCGAAATGAGCTTGGAAGTGGTTGGATAAACAAGTTGCTGGAAATGAGCAACGAAGATATCCAAATGTTTTGCGAAGAAAAGCGGGGAAATAAGTCTTCGATTATGGCTTTGCAGCGGAAATTAGAGCGGCTGAATGATTTGAAATACATTCGGAAACGCTGTCCGAAAAATTATGTGACTGAAGTTTTGCAGTGTTTGGATGGCGGGAAGAATGTAGTAATTGAGTTCGGTTCCCACTCGGATTTGCTGTCGTATATGTTGGCTGCAAATGTAATTACTCGCCGCATTCACCAAGCTTACGTGCGGAAAGCTGAGAAGTTTTTGCAGAGCAAAAATCCGTGCGATCGCCCGCAGCCATTGGTGATTACCATTGAAGAAGCTCACCGCTTTCTCGATCCGGCGATCGTGCGCTCAACTATTTTCGGTACGATCGCCAGAGAAATGCGAAAATACTTCGTAACCCTGCTGATTGTAGACCAGCGTCCTTCTGGCATCGATGCCGAAGTCATGTCGCAAGTCGGGACGCGCATTACTGCTTTGCTAAACGACGATAAAGACATCGATGCTATTTTTACCGGCGTTTCGGGAGGGCAGAGTTTGCGTTCAGTTTTGGCAAAACTCGACTCCAAACAGCAAGCATTAGTTTTGGGGCACGCCGTACCCATGCCCGTAGTCGTGCAAACTCGCCCCTATGACGAGCAATTCTACAGAGAAATTGGGGATATTGACTGGCAAGAAATGCCCGATGAACAAGTATTTGCCGAGGCAGAATCTGCTAAAATGGATTTGGGATTTTAG
- a CDS encoding RNA polymerase sigma factor, RpoD/SigA family: MSTITPKNKTVKADRMGSRPYSSTDTVRTYLHEIGRVPLLTREEEIVFGKQVQQMMKLIEAKQALAKEWQRDLTNQEWAAEMELTEPELSRILHIGRRAKQKMIEANLRLVVAIAKKYQKRNMEFLDLIQEGTLGLERGVEKFDPMRGYKFSTYAYWWIRQAITRAIAQHARTIRLPIHITEKLNKIKKVQRELTQQLGRSPSPGEIAAALELHPSQIREYLLMARHPVSLDLRVGDNQDTELQELLEDETASPDNYITSELLRQDLDTLISELTPQQRDVIILRFGLEDGTEMSLAKVGERLNLSRERVRQLEHQALAHLRRRQSQVREYLAS, encoded by the coding sequence ATGTCCACCATAACCCCCAAAAACAAAACAGTGAAAGCCGATCGCATGGGCAGCCGGCCATACTCCTCAACGGATACGGTTCGTACCTATCTGCACGAGATCGGTCGCGTACCCCTGCTAACCCGAGAAGAAGAAATTGTTTTCGGGAAGCAAGTGCAGCAAATGATGAAATTAATCGAAGCAAAACAAGCACTTGCTAAAGAATGGCAGCGGGATCTGACGAATCAAGAGTGGGCTGCCGAAATGGAGTTGACCGAACCTGAACTTAGCCGGATATTACACATAGGGCGGCGGGCTAAGCAAAAGATGATTGAAGCGAATTTGCGGCTAGTAGTGGCGATCGCCAAAAAATACCAGAAACGCAATATGGAATTCTTGGATTTAATTCAAGAAGGCACCCTTGGTTTAGAACGAGGAGTCGAAAAATTTGACCCAATGCGGGGATACAAATTTTCTACCTATGCCTACTGGTGGATTCGGCAAGCAATTACCCGCGCGATCGCCCAACACGCCCGCACAATTCGATTGCCAATTCACATCACCGAAAAACTCAACAAAATCAAAAAAGTGCAGCGGGAACTTACCCAGCAGTTGGGCCGATCTCCCTCCCCCGGGGAAATTGCCGCGGCCTTGGAACTGCACCCTTCCCAAATTCGGGAATACCTGCTGATGGCAAGACATCCAGTTTCTTTGGACTTGCGGGTAGGAGACAACCAAGATACCGAACTGCAAGAACTCTTAGAAGACGAAACTGCATCTCCCGACAACTACATTACCTCGGAATTGCTGCGGCAAGACCTCGATACTTTGATATCAGAACTGACCCCCCAGCAGCGAGATGTGATAATTCTGCGCTTCGGTTTGGAAGACGGCACAGAAATGTCTCTGGCGAAAGTGGGAGAACGCCTCAATCTCAGCCGGGAACGGGTGCGGCAGCTAGAACATCAAGCCCTTGCCCACCTGCGGCGCCGCCAATCTCAAGTCCGAGAATACTTGGCTAGTTAG
- a CDS encoding Uma2 family endonuclease, translating into MIAVTINFNSIIKITDDQFYQLCRENPDVKFERNAEGEIIVMSPTGGETGNYNFEIATDFGIWNRQTQLGVCFDSSTCFQLPSGANRSPDVSWIEKSRWDALTPEQKQKFPPIAPDFVLELMSPTDSLKDTQDKMQEYMNNQVKLGWLINRKTRRVEISRQGQEIEVLECPTELSGEDILPGFVLNLQTLWQ; encoded by the coding sequence ATGATAGCAGTTACCATCAACTTCAACTCCATAATTAAAATAACCGACGACCAATTTTATCAATTGTGTCGTGAAAACCCCGATGTCAAATTTGAACGCAATGCCGAAGGAGAAATAATCGTTATGTCACCCACAGGAGGAGAAACCGGAAATTACAATTTTGAAATAGCTACTGATTTTGGAATTTGGAACAGACAAACTCAACTGGGAGTTTGTTTCGATTCTTCAACTTGCTTCCAACTGCCCAGCGGTGCAAACCGTTCTCCCGATGTCTCTTGGATTGAAAAATCAAGATGGGATGCCCTCACTCCCGAACAAAAACAAAAATTTCCTCCCATTGCCCCGGATTTTGTCTTAGAGTTAATGTCGCCAACCGACAGTTTAAAAGATACTCAAGACAAAATGCAAGAATACATGAATAACCAAGTAAAACTAGGCTGGTTAATCAACCGCAAAACCCGGAGAGTCGAAATTTCTCGCCAAGGACAAGAAATAGAAGTTTTGGAATGTCCAACAGAACTTTCAGGAGAAGATATTTTGCCCGGTTTCGTGCTAAACTTGCAAACACTGTGGCAATAA
- the ribA gene encoding bifunctional 3,4-dihydroxy-2-butanone-4-phosphate synthase RibB/GTP cyclohydrolase II RibA produces the protein MPNNNSSTQSFQFDSIDSALADLKAGRMVVVVDDENRENEGDVICAAQFATPDNINFMAVNARGLICLALSGERLDRLELPLMVSKNTDNNQTAFTVSIDAVNGVSTGISAEDRARTIQVAIHPDTKPQDLRRPGHIFPLRAIDGGVLKRAGHTEASVDLARLAGLYPSGVICEIQNPDGSMARLPELIEYAKTHNLKIISIADLISYRLKHDRFVRRETVAKLPTQFGEFMIYAYRDTQDNSEHVAIVKGDPAEFKDKPVMVRVHSECLTGDALGSLRCDCRMQLQAALKMIENVGSGVIVYLRQEGRGIGLVNKLKAYSLQDLGLDTVEANERLGFPADLRNYGVGAQMLNDLGVQKIRLITNNPRKIAGLKGYGIEVADRVPLLIEATDYNSIYLATKAEKLGHMLLQTYLVTVAIQWDETKEEGRRPSSEGKEEDSAIQNRYEHLEKLRHLAASQHLLLQEEARPVGIALFGEGSLIVHLGFDQAGLAAPDWYKDPNHPYVKAIGQILGEISTDPNLQTLEFMVSSGGDPLKTLQVQLDRETFLLSELTGICDRLEPQKIYSFAPLA, from the coding sequence GTGCCAAATAACAACTCCTCCACACAATCATTTCAATTTGACTCGATCGACAGCGCCCTCGCAGACCTCAAAGCAGGTCGCATGGTGGTAGTAGTCGATGACGAAAATCGCGAAAACGAAGGCGACGTGATTTGTGCCGCCCAATTCGCCACCCCCGACAACATCAATTTCATGGCCGTGAACGCGCGGGGTTTGATTTGTCTAGCCTTGAGTGGCGAAAGGCTCGATCGCCTGGAATTGCCCCTCATGGTCAGCAAAAACACTGACAACAACCAAACTGCCTTCACTGTCAGCATCGATGCAGTCAACGGCGTCAGTACCGGTATCTCGGCCGAAGACCGCGCCCGCACCATCCAAGTAGCCATTCACCCGGACACCAAACCTCAAGACTTGCGCCGTCCCGGTCACATTTTCCCCCTGCGGGCGATCGACGGTGGCGTCCTCAAACGCGCCGGCCACACCGAGGCCTCCGTTGACCTCGCCAGACTCGCTGGCCTGTATCCCAGCGGCGTCATCTGCGAAATTCAAAACCCCGACGGTTCGATGGCGAGGTTGCCCGAATTAATCGAGTACGCCAAAACCCACAACCTCAAAATAATCAGTATTGCCGACTTAATTAGCTACCGGCTCAAGCACGATCGATTCGTCCGCCGCGAAACCGTCGCCAAATTGCCCACTCAATTCGGCGAGTTTATGATTTACGCCTACCGCGACACCCAAGACAATTCAGAACACGTTGCGATTGTCAAGGGCGACCCGGCAGAATTTAAAGACAAACCCGTGATGGTGCGGGTGCATTCCGAATGCCTGACCGGCGATGCTTTGGGTTCCCTGCGCTGCGACTGCCGGATGCAACTGCAAGCGGCACTGAAAATGATCGAAAATGTCGGTTCTGGCGTCATCGTTTACTTGCGCCAAGAAGGTCGGGGTATTGGATTGGTAAATAAACTAAAAGCTTACTCGCTGCAAGACTTGGGATTGGATACTGTAGAAGCCAACGAACGGTTGGGATTTCCCGCCGACTTGCGGAACTACGGCGTCGGAGCACAAATGCTCAACGATTTGGGAGTTCAAAAAATTCGGTTGATTACCAACAACCCGCGCAAAATTGCGGGTTTGAAAGGTTACGGGATTGAAGTAGCCGATCGCGTCCCCTTACTAATTGAAGCCACAGATTACAACTCGATCTATCTGGCAACAAAAGCCGAAAAACTCGGTCATATGCTACTGCAAACTTATTTAGTAACAGTGGCGATTCAGTGGGACGAAACGAAGGAAGAAGGTAGAAGACCTTCGTCAGAAGGAAAAGAGGAAGATTCTGCAATCCAAAATCGGTACGAACACCTCGAAAAACTGCGGCATTTGGCGGCTAGCCAGCACTTGCTGCTGCAAGAAGAAGCGCGACCGGTGGGAATAGCCCTTTTCGGAGAAGGCTCCCTCATCGTTCACCTCGGCTTCGATCAAGCCGGACTCGCAGCCCCCGATTGGTACAAAGATCCAAACCATCCTTACGTCAAGGCGATCGGTCAAATTTTGGGCGAAATCAGCACTGATCCGAATTTGCAAACATTAGAATTCATGGTTTCCTCCGGTGGAGATCCGCTCAAAACCCTGCAAGTCCAGCTCGATCGCGAGACATTTCTTTTGTCGGAATTAACCGGAATTTGCGATCGGCTCGAACCTCAAAAAATCTACAGTTTTGCTCCTCTTGCCTGA
- a CDS encoding PAS domain S-box protein: MKLRRKTLSIIGITIAGLTGILYAASSRILLGSLIKAEEQEATQVVKGVLSVFGQTADDFNSRFADWSAWDDTYAFIQNRNSEFIASNLIPEGLANLRVNIAVFVNTSGKIVYGTGFDSEKLKLTSVPEALKRRISLSDALLQHPNAKSSIAGILLLPSGPILISSRPILTTKSTGPIRGTLIFGRNLDAAGIAKLSKITRLPLIVHSVNEPGLPADFQKAREKLSEKKPILVRPVSEESIAGYTLIRDIYNQPALLLRVDIPREIYRQGQISLLYLLGSVALAGVGLVGCTLLLLERLVLSRLSGLAKAVNHVSSSQDLSVRLPVTGEDELSDLAHTINGMLSAIAQAESEQLEEKARYRAVVEQATDCIFLWDAQTKRLLEANTAFRDLLDYSPDAISQLTIYDIIAYSKELIDNNIELLLTNKQFRIGEVLYRRRDGSCVDVEVSGSVISYGGREIICTVVRDITERKQAEAELRASEERYRLLFKNNPHPMWVYDLETLEFIAVNQAAVQHYGYTRDEFLNMTVADIRPPQERPRLLENISQVDAGIEFAGVWQHQKKDGTIIDVEITSYAMVFDSRNAELVLAHDVTDRLQAEAELYKAKEAAEAASLAKSQFLANMSHELRTPLNAIIGYSEILQEEALDLGEENFVSDLERIHNSGQLLLSLINDILDLSKIEAGHAELELESFDVSEAVQDVARTVEPLFLRNTNRLNVECPNNIGELYSDKIKLTQILFNLLSNAAKFTHKGTVTLSVERINNDENSGNSEQLIIKCTDTGIGITPEQLQKLFQPFTQADASTTRKYGGTGLGLAIAQKYSQMLGGEITVSSEFGKGSTFTLTLSA, from the coding sequence ATGAAACTGCGTCGGAAAACACTATCGATCATTGGCATTACTATCGCTGGATTGACTGGCATTCTGTATGCCGCCTCCTCAAGAATCCTCTTGGGCAGCCTGATCAAAGCAGAGGAACAAGAAGCCACACAGGTTGTCAAGGGAGTGCTCAGCGTGTTCGGGCAAACTGCAGACGACTTCAACTCGCGCTTTGCCGACTGGTCGGCCTGGGACGACACCTACGCTTTCATCCAAAACCGCAACTCAGAATTTATTGCCTCCAATTTAATTCCAGAAGGGCTGGCTAATTTGAGAGTTAATATAGCCGTATTTGTCAATACTTCGGGCAAAATAGTTTACGGTACGGGTTTCGACAGCGAAAAGCTGAAACTAACGTCTGTTCCAGAAGCATTAAAACGGCGCATTTCTCTCAGTGACGCGCTGTTGCAGCACCCCAACGCCAAAAGCAGCATCGCTGGTATCTTGCTGCTACCATCAGGGCCAATACTGATTAGTTCCCGGCCAATTCTGACGACTAAAAGCACCGGCCCGATCCGAGGTACGCTGATATTCGGGCGCAACTTGGATGCTGCGGGCATTGCGAAGCTTTCTAAAATTACTCGCTTGCCGCTAATCGTACACAGCGTTAATGAGCCTGGGTTGCCTGCTGACTTTCAGAAAGCGCGGGAGAAACTGTCGGAAAAAAAGCCGATTTTGGTGCGTCCTGTAAGCGAAGAGTCGATCGCGGGTTACACTTTGATCCGCGATATTTACAACCAACCTGCGCTGCTGTTGCGGGTGGATATCCCCAGAGAAATATATCGGCAAGGTCAAATTAGTTTGCTGTACCTGCTGGGGTCTGTAGCGTTAGCGGGAGTTGGGTTGGTCGGCTGCACTCTGCTACTGCTAGAGCGTCTGGTGCTGTCTCGGTTGAGCGGTTTGGCGAAAGCAGTGAACCACGTCAGCAGCAGCCAAGACCTCTCGGTGCGACTGCCGGTTACGGGTGAAGATGAGTTGTCAGACCTTGCCCATACTATCAACGGAATGTTGAGTGCCATCGCCCAAGCCGAAAGCGAACAACTTGAGGAAAAAGCCCGCTACCGAGCCGTAGTCGAGCAAGCTACAGATTGTATTTTCCTATGGGACGCTCAAACCAAACGCCTTTTGGAAGCCAATACAGCGTTTAGAGACTTGCTCGATTACAGTCCTGATGCGATTTCGCAACTAACTATTTACGATATCATCGCTTACTCTAAAGAGCTAATTGACAACAATATCGAGTTGCTGCTGACGAACAAACAATTCAGAATTGGCGAAGTTCTCTACCGCCGCCGAGACGGTTCCTGCGTGGATGTGGAAGTGAGCGGGAGCGTGATTTCCTACGGCGGCCGCGAGATTATTTGCACTGTTGTCCGCGACATTACCGAGCGCAAACAAGCCGAAGCCGAACTGCGAGCCTCGGAAGAACGCTACAGACTTTTGTTTAAAAATAACCCCCATCCGATGTGGGTTTACGATTTAGAAACTCTGGAATTTATAGCCGTCAATCAGGCTGCTGTCCAACACTACGGCTACACTCGTGACGAATTTCTCAACATGACCGTTGCGGACATTCGTCCCCCCCAAGAGCGGCCGAGATTGCTAGAAAATATCTCCCAAGTAGATGCCGGTATTGAGTTTGCAGGTGTGTGGCAGCACCAGAAAAAAGACGGAACAATTATTGATGTTGAAATTACTTCTTATGCCATGGTATTTGATAGCAGAAATGCTGAATTAGTGCTTGCTCACGACGTAACCGACCGCTTGCAAGCCGAGGCAGAACTCTACAAGGCAAAGGAAGCCGCAGAAGCAGCTAGTTTGGCTAAAAGTCAGTTTTTGGCTAACATGAGCCACGAACTGCGAACTCCTCTGAATGCGATTATCGGTTACAGCGAGATTCTGCAAGAAGAGGCTTTAGATTTGGGCGAAGAAAATTTTGTGTCCGATTTGGAGAGAATTCACAATTCAGGCCAGCTTTTACTTTCCTTAATTAATGATATTCTGGACTTGTCCAAGATTGAAGCCGGTCACGCGGAACTTGAATTAGAAAGTTTTGACGTGTCGGAGGCCGTTCAAGATGTAGCCAGAACTGTTGAACCGCTATTTTTGCGAAACACTAATCGCCTGAATGTGGAGTGTCCTAATAATATTGGCGAATTATATTCGGATAAAATTAAGTTGACTCAAATTTTGTTTAATTTGCTCAGTAATGCAGCTAAGTTTACTCATAAAGGAACAGTTACACTCAGCGTTGAAAGAATAAACAATGACGAGAATAGTGGGAATTCGGAACAGTTAATTATTAAGTGTACTGATACGGGGATTGGGATTACTCCTGAACAGCTACAAAAGTTATTTCAACCTTTTACGCAAGCTGATGCTTCGACTACCCGCAAGTACGGAGGTACGGGTTTGGGCTTGGCAATAGCGCAGAAATACTCTCAGATGCTGGGGGGAGAAATTACTGTGAGTAGCGAGTTTGGCAAGGGGTCAACTTTTACTTTAACCTTGTCAGCTTAG
- the cobO gene encoding cob(I)yrinic acid a,c-diamide adenosyltransferase, which produces METNTETTATTGLTAEQHKQKMQRRQDVQSQRIANSSKEKGLIIVNTGNGKGKTTAALGMVVRSLGHGYRVAIVQFIKGAWEPAEKAVFQLWEKQLEFHAMGEGFTWDTQDRDRDIETAQKAWEKSLTFICNPEFKLVLLDEVNIALKLGYLQVEQVLSGLDQKPEETHIILTGRGAPPALIERADLVTEMTLVKHPFREQGIKAQPGIEY; this is translated from the coding sequence ATGGAAACAAATACAGAAACCACTGCAACCACTGGCTTAACAGCGGAACAACACAAACAGAAAATGCAGCGCCGCCAAGACGTGCAATCACAGCGAATCGCTAACTCATCCAAAGAAAAAGGTTTAATTATAGTCAATACGGGTAACGGTAAAGGCAAAACCACGGCCGCTTTGGGAATGGTTGTGCGATCGCTCGGTCACGGATACCGCGTCGCTATAGTACAATTTATCAAGGGAGCTTGGGAACCTGCAGAAAAAGCCGTTTTTCAACTCTGGGAAAAACAGCTAGAATTCCACGCAATGGGGGAAGGCTTTACCTGGGACACGCAAGACCGCGATCGAGATATCGAAACAGCTCAAAAAGCCTGGGAAAAATCCCTAACTTTTATCTGCAATCCCGAATTTAAATTAGTTCTTCTAGATGAAGTCAATATAGCATTAAAACTAGGTTATTTGCAAGTCGAGCAAGTGCTTTCCGGGTTAGACCAAAAACCAGAAGAAACCCACATTATTTTAACAGGCAGAGGCGCCCCGCCAGCGCTAATCGAACGCGCAGACTTGGTGACAGAAATGACTTTAGTTAAGCATCCATTCCGAGAACAAGGCATTAAAGCTCAACCAGGTATTGAGTATTAA
- a CDS encoding pentapeptide repeat-containing protein: MEMNVGDFLHRLDLRGQALKGTNLGGAELRGANLRGTDLRETNLSGAMLRYADLIEADLSGANLSGADLAESFLNLANLTRADLTGAVLREANLVGAEFTGANLKQASLIKANLVGANLHEANLTRANLSGADLRGSQLSGAILDKAVYNNRTIFPEDIDPGAMGAFLLAPNASLPGLNLAMVDLTEADLKGADLRRTNLYKAILFGAKLDRANLAGANLSAADLREASLSGTILEKAVYSKKTLFSEGIDPALGGAYLIAPNVSLQGVNLTGADLNGSDLSGANLSGSNLSSVNLKNVDFSRASLKKAYLKGANLEQTDLRGADLSGAILHQVNLSSADLRGVDLTRADLSGANLSDADLRETDFTGATLLFANLSGADLRGVDLTKADLSGANLTEADLRKADLMRVNLEGADLTEADLSDAHLFRVNLRGANLKGTNLKGASLKGVFLTDAYLSETDLADIDLSPSFFELPLGSEW, encoded by the coding sequence ATGGAAATGAACGTTGGTGACTTTCTGCACCGACTCGACCTCAGGGGACAAGCACTTAAAGGCACCAACCTCGGCGGTGCGGAACTCCGGGGAGCCAACCTCAGAGGCACGGATCTCCGAGAAACTAACCTCAGCGGCGCTATGCTCAGGTATGCAGACCTGATTGAAGCCGACCTCAGCGGCGCTAATCTCAGCGGGGCGGATTTAGCTGAATCATTTCTTAATTTAGCTAACCTCACTAGAGCTGATTTGACTGGTGCTGTCCTCCGAGAAGCTAATCTCGTAGGAGCCGAATTCACCGGCGCCAACCTCAAACAAGCAAGTTTGATCAAAGCTAATTTAGTTGGAGCAAATCTCCACGAAGCCAACTTAACCAGAGCCAACCTCAGTGGGGCCGATTTGCGCGGTTCTCAGTTGAGCGGGGCCATTTTAGACAAGGCGGTATACAACAACCGGACTATCTTTCCCGAGGATATTGATCCGGGTGCAATGGGAGCATTTTTGCTAGCTCCCAATGCTTCGCTCCCTGGCTTAAATCTGGCTATGGTAGATTTGACCGAAGCCGATTTAAAAGGAGCCGATTTGCGGCGGACAAACTTATACAAAGCTATTTTATTTGGCGCAAAACTCGATCGGGCCAACTTAGCAGGAGCCAACCTCAGCGCAGCGGACTTGAGGGAAGCTAGTTTGAGCGGCACGATTTTGGAGAAAGCTGTTTACAGCAAGAAAACATTGTTTTCAGAAGGCATTGACCCCGCTCTGGGCGGAGCTTATTTAATTGCTCCCAATGTATCGCTGCAAGGGGTAAACTTAACCGGAGCCGACTTAAACGGGTCAGATTTAAGCGGAGCTAATTTGAGCGGTTCTAACTTAAGTTCGGTTAATCTCAAAAATGTAGACTTCAGCAGAGCTAGCTTAAAAAAAGCTTACCTCAAAGGTGCAAACTTGGAGCAAACAGATTTGAGAGGAGCCGATTTAAGCGGCGCAATTTTACACCAAGTAAACTTGAGTTCTGCTGACCTCCGGGGTGTAGACTTAACAAGGGCTGACCTCAGCGGCGCTAATTTAAGCGATGCCGATTTGAGGGAGACAGATTTCACGGGAGCTACTTTGCTGTTCGCTAACTTGAGCGGGGCAGACTTGAGAGGTGTAGACTTGACAAAAGCTGACCTCAGCGGCGCTAACTTAACCGAAGCTGACCTCCGAAAAGCAGATTTGATGAGAGTAAATTTGGAGGGAGCAGATTTAACTGAGGCAGACTTGAGCGATGCTCATTTATTCCGAGTTAATCTCAGAGGTGCTAACCTGAAAGGTACTAACCTCAAAGGCGCAAGTTTAAAAGGGGTTTTTTTGACCGATGCTTATTTGAGCGAAACCGATTTGGCCGATATAGATCTGAGTCCAAGTTTTTTTGAATTGCCACTAGGATCGGAATGGTAA